The Neomonachus schauinslandi chromosome Y, ASM220157v2, whole genome shotgun sequence genome has a window encoding:
- the LOC123323601 gene encoding LOW QUALITY PROTEIN: olfactory receptor 2AJ1-like (The sequence of the model RefSeq protein was modified relative to this genomic sequence to represent the inferred CDS: substituted 1 base at 1 genomic stop codon), producing the protein MMGHENHSFTSDFILLGLFSSSQSSLVFISFIFIIFIMTITENTIMFLLILRDSRLHTPMYFLLSHLSFMDILHISNIVPKMVTDFLSGSRTISFAGCGFQIFLSLTLLGGECLLLAAMSYDHYVAICHPLRYPILMNDYVRILMARGSWIVGTVNFIVHTAYALQLPFCGPRAIDHFFCEVPAMLKLSCVDTTLYEXGVYVSGLIFLLVPSSLILASYVQILLTVLQMKSSEAQKKSFSTCSFHMIVVTMYYGPFIFTYMRPKSYHTPGQDKYLAIFYTILTPTLNPIIYSFRNKDVLKAMKNM; encoded by the coding sequence ATGATGGGGCATGAGAATCACAGTTTCAccagtgatttcattcttttaggactcttttcttcttctcaatcaagtctagttttcatctcctttatattcatcatttttattatgactataacagaaaacacaatcatgTTCCTACTTATCCTCAGGGACTCAAGACTCCATACTCCAATGTATTTCCTGCTCAGCCATCTGTCTTTCATGGACATCTTGCATATTTCCAACATTGTTCCCAAAATGGTCACTGACTTTCTGTCAGGCAGCAGAACTATTTCATTCGCAGGTTGTGGCTTCCAGATATTTCTatccctcaccctcctgggtGGTGAGTGCCTTCTCCTGGCGGCAATGTCTTACGATCACTATGTAGCCATCTGTCACCCACTGCGCTATCCCATTCTTATGAATGACTATGTCCGCATTCTCATGGCTAGAGGGTCTTGGATTGTTGGGACCGTCAACTTCATAGTCCACACAGCTTATGCACTCCAGTTGCCCTTCTGTGGCCCAAGAGccattgatcactttttctgtgaagtcccTGCCATGTTGAAGTTGTCCTGTGTGGACACAACACTCTATGAATGAGGAGTTTATGTAAgtggcttaatttttctccttgtcccttcctccctaatccttgcttcttatgtccaaattctccttactgttcttcaaatgaaatcatcagaagcacagaaaaagtcattttctacctgttccttccacatgattgtggtcacaatgtactatgggccatttattttcacatacatgagaCCCAAATCATACCACACTCCGGGCCAGGACAAGTATTTGGCAATATTCTATaccatcctcacacccacactgaaccctatcatctacagttttaggaataaagatgttctgaaggcaatgaaaaatatg